A region from the Drosophila ananassae strain 14024-0371.13 chromosome 2L, ASM1763931v2, whole genome shotgun sequence genome encodes:
- the LOC6499092 gene encoding protein unc-80 homolog isoform X10 yields the protein MVTNAAATAGATNTSTNNNNLQTNNNSHGANNNNDDFDFDQDSGLQDLGLPVSVQTFLWRQIAPFIRPKLGKLHESTCLFCQHAPGHHESKEACKSFEKVLVQNIQFGLSPPLTKALGAIPRWRLLQGALPHVMHACAALLHNRVKDMQAIGPVETKLLYTMQWILLYAAEECADDEGGEDLGLGDSAGEPRPKSIDQYLFSVPTITLFVYLFAPIIHHLKESDFQNFRLENGIKLWQGMWDNRAPGAPCFTAPVKPKARNLLCAPTPKGSTDVFPPRKHSLSADAMSPKADSPQSGISDFGRQDEEGSWVSSPKEFAFPETIPEEASSVEDERVVIFRLPSAPQLMDNSFFTADASLLQQQESQSRRGSRQSMNSRDKEKIPSTKFEFDQQELMRGASMKEKRSASIDKETDSDKSDSIKADVSAATFLDVAVLRCLFISHWQEEGIFWSLQYLYNRLSDIGEDAAITLNQPRKRSNSLPIPQIEISLYQGPGSNSRDSPGSSVVKDYIEIPEPSPTVTACVVEEPQSAPSTSERRGSEKKKRVKMADLRAFVETKMFSKSEKNLEKVGLDTHSANGKTPLQHAEYHRSLDTGEKKLSRSASMISREPASNLIKGKSMPSLSCLLDSGFYRYVEPPKAPRPSQTSCPRSTVFYPRNPIITVTEHTPTPSPDYMKRQGSIDSQLDVLSNGGSIGMGDNGAGNGSTGMGSTTTRYRGQMLRSHTDSHIDYTGVDESEAPGSSFYITRDGGIDYEIILLAISNVFKRDPSQVCSLRVLEAGLNICELLIEMGVLKLGEHAHEISMSITRRALQVLGCPHGCNDGVRGPPADFLRNQCQKILSRMLRQAGPRTKRYMQEMVRTSPLPELIDYFHAFLAFCVDPSSLLSPMTHKRQSGYKNANTDLGGVPGQGGYTTNFSGGMSGGAESQVVGAVFKPLVSRFVEASKDLKSPENIALYGDIRQLVTYVKGAHGGPFRLVALSGILAVTPRPHKKGPSAQTTRVIRHIPQANVGQSMQNDDNRSQRRLLLKKRSTSSACAVSLLETETCEEHYKTSQSPLSNFRRRTTGVRPTLTPRHSERALLSDSTSSSERNSLGRLSGLVRWFRGTPKEASSIDLEIGSLNPEISSSFMRHASLKIQRGRSSDGIGRSIQRAKRRVERRLNRFGGIVKGKKKVGGIEETADFSRRSSSDMCDGPRESEVVILKERKLVPTDPVRVGMLRLSFLLETCAPGSFPDSQLVAAVLDLPQAPLVARATFLLECAHFVHLCNKGQWPAWMKQNVGSYRASGANINISQMKQQVSQSSARRTHILQRAAGKMFHQWAEMIGARLEEILYTERLQYEAVNASLTDPEKQRELLQQDEEEDFLDEASVNPHGNDCPHSLKLIACVLLFEITAFLRDTYLMLPKTSKLIHRDKPAPWEKVYREANRRWSMALSSMGHSQTSAQSLQSIAAGNDGAGQSERKISFVLHEPDNESENSSNTTLTKEGEEARRPTASAVRPFLLRRGTATTTGGSFKRRSLKLRRNTKDGKDIETDFNIQSRRKVSSLSDRSDTSEQGMISGGEESPGILSDDQQPESPTDSNENDDTAKNMPWLKAVIDLMSSYNYYCTHKGYCHPFCYKRHMRSCTRLVKATRKVYGEEFGFSFDSDHPTVEPTVISSSKPHTSRSRSTRKVSEQSSTQTSPSKRKDSLSRKDRISDDPDLEMAEKLAKAFRQEKEKKLQEEPPILKFIRIHIRNLFHFPLATMLKGAVVLTEEMVIEAMPAAWELLLETNHDTATSSAAVFLMGSVKAQNFAFDIMQRALKHKDPDIRIGAIQRYLVLWKCRFHVWPRMEENAHDVTFKVPPGGIEFTLPSPKIGIESLPVVDPPWMPVQQTKDMDVTLNQDRHRSLVTATKSRKMQQTEAIRNALRQQRDKQRAERHSFLITMIPISQQASHEPGMEKLEDHEIEEDLDGTRMSSHLHHAHSLFPSVLCSSVMQIVGCLDDAAIGSDGNAVYEIAYQVIWVCLVEESALFLRYVFERLTRDRQDQMFKLLRHLIRFVPRLPQQAAFALYNSIIGYIMFYVRSSNELKQELVGSALSVLWMVVHSVHGIMFKDLKQILRKEQCDASILLTANVPAAKKIVVHGPADDDYNIPSQFPVQEDTLFCQLLKEALDYYPIDEKNTSHYCLVDYKSSKILNPNWYIRDLYFFKRSQYPEVRLMLMRPEESFLALQKQELTKKFVEIGKVHLTWAILKNVDMVVQRVVFLHEELMKLPSFPRKALEVDLDLHHGGEYGKVLLGLDVQHKFMWVRLIARMFEAMAGNFAYSADIQLFLNVLSGASILHAEDSCIMRYVMATFINAAFNFKNIFSTKGYFMIMPTLLQVYSLHQTNKLITTTIEYAVKQFYLLNRKPFILQMFGSVSAILDTDEDGTYGEAHKVQSSCLFNLLLSLEDPSPDPLNIAELVKEPKPLKAIDFCYHDEDDDVTVLDCITLCVMVVSYSAESTRGYQMLIILEAILPCYLQQIQSPSYIPLQGKSERDIILQLAVAIRTMVHNCEGLAKSYNGPYRNSPEHKGSSQRNCSRGPPCSPGLDFEEESHPKYVTDARTKNMMDCAEDSEMIRTEYRRPRDVLLSVVADFLTKSTARLAELAKKMPSDTKPTEVLDAKCHIRLADIAHSLLKVSPYDPESMACRGLQRYMQAVLPRAEWSNDTLRNALVTILRRIDKVFLKISKKPSIRRNTDWEAAAGLLKGIHETIIRHSYVLHWQQMKTLISTVQNLIVNEPGSGIPEGVSSAGAALMSQNPPAFFCSAVVRLVALQVVSPVDCFSLVQICGGSAEFATQEKAEGFLMHLIMPLCLKVCSGRGVSDVGELKMTDVSFLLTAVLNAMSPPAGRTGQAVSQINRVTGDLRAGSLTFTGSRDAKRPARISGSLYQAAFLALRIVCICFESRLSNEWPRIVRVMRDLGRRNEAAPDLWSFMEFVVTHRTPLYIVLLPFILHKISQPPIGDHERHMQFIIRERLRGTPPQGGIKSKGALLLELARELRDLRDELEEKRYDRESSEQKKSDTQAATRTTTGQATHSHISAVPIDSRSGSGGICTPSDTLSQQTLHPPRESLSSSSTGRDPHTTTSESQSGEADAGSAPTLVGPTPSGSGHGSASGTGAASAVPSHLSHSQSLQQAPFKAQPPKLRFVSSVEFRHSSGETSTTPLSPESPAEDSSGDHTRSRLQRSKAASRKTFRLKRSRLTNMDPPSIVTPLSQEEQQQQQQQQPQPKTLGEISWDSVSQTSSTSGYRDNNSLQTGLLSPDGSLGGLTLGRSPSQHSLLMVFEGQDEDTLI from the exons ATGGTGACCAATGCCGCGGCAACAGCGGGTGCCACAAATACCAGCACCAATAACAACAACCTGCAgacaaacaacaacagccacGGGgcgaacaacaacaacgatgACTTTGACTTTGACCAGGACAGCGGATTGCAGGACCTCGGCTTGCCGGTGTCCGTGCAAACGTTCCTGTGGCGCCAAATAGCCCCATTCATCCGACCCAAGTTGGGCAAATTGCACGAGTCCACCTGTCTG TTTTGTCAACACGCACCGGGACACCAT GAGTCGAAAGAAGCCTGCAAG TCCTTTGAAAAAGTGTTAGTGCAAAACATACAGTTCGGTCTATCGCCGCCTTTGACGAAGGCACTGGGTGCCATTCCACGATGGCGTCTTCTGCAGGGTGCCTTGCCTCATGTAATGCATGCCTGTGCGGCCCTGTTGCACAATCGAGTCAAGGACATGCAGGCTATTGGCCCAGTGGAAACCAAGCTACTGTACACCATGCAATGGATACTCCTTTACGCAGCCGAGGAATGCGCCGACGACGAGGGCGGGGAGGACTTGGGCTTGGGAGATTCAGCTGGGGAGCCCCGACCCAAGTCCATCGATCAGTATTTGTTCTCCGTGCCAACGATTACG CTCTTTGTGTATCTATTCGCTCCAATTATACATCACCTCAAGGAGTCAGACTTTCAGAACTTCCGTTTGGAGAATGGCATTAAGCTATGGCAGGGCATGTGGGATAATCGGGCACCGGGCGCTCCGTGCTTCACGGCTCCTGTGAAGCCGAAAGCTCGTAACTTGCTTTGTGCTCCAACTCCTAAGGGATCTACGGATGTATTTCCTCCTCGTAAACATTCCCTCAGTGCAGATGCCATGTCACCCAAAGCTGACTCGCCCCAGAGTGGCATTTCAGACTTCGGAAGGCAAGATGAAGAG GGCTCTTGGGTTTCATCGCCCAAAGAGTTTGCCTTTCCGGAAACCATACCTGAAGAAGCCTCCAGCGTAGAAGACGAACGTGTGGTAATATTTCGTTTACCCTCAGCGCCTCAACTAATGGATAATTCATTCTTTACT GCCGATGCCAGTCTTCTCCAACAACAGGAATCTCAGAGCCGGCGCGGCAGTCGCCAGTCAATGAACTCACGCGACAAGGAAAAGATTCCATCCACCAAGTTCGAGTTCGATCAGCAGGAACTGATGCGAGGTGCTTCAATGAAGGAGAAGCGCAGTGCCTCGATTGACAAAGAGACGGATTCTGACAAATCGGACAGTATCAAGGCGGATGTGTCGGCCGCCACTTTCTTGGATGTAGCAGTATTACGTTGCTTGTTCATCTCGCATTGGCAGGAGGAGGGAATCTTCTGGAGCTTACAGTATTTATATAATCG TCTTAGTGACATTGGTGAAGATGCGGCTATTACATTGAATCAGCCAAGGAAGCGTTCCAATTCATTGCCTATTCCACAAATTGAGATATCTCTCTACCAGGGTCCCGGCAGCAACAGCCGAGATAGTCCTGGCAGCTCTGTAGTCAAGGACTACATAGAAATACCCGAACCATCGCCCACAGTGACAGCCTGTGTCGTGG AAGAACCTCAAAGTGCTCCAAGCACCTCTGAACGACGGGGCAGCGAGAAGAAAAAACGCGTCAAGATGGCTGATTTGCGGGCCTTTGTGGAGACAAAGATGTTCTCCAAATCGGAGAAGAATCTGGAAAAAGTAGGGCTCGATACTCACTCCGCCAATGGCAAGACACCACTGCAACATGCA GAGTACCACCGAAGCCTGGATACGGGTGAGAAAAAGCTTTCTCGCTCCGCTTCGATGATAAGTCGCGAGCCAGCCAGTAACCTGATCAAGGGGAAATCTATGCCCAGTCTAAG CTGTCTGCTCGATAGCGG attttacAGATACGTTGAACCACCAAAGGCGCCAAGGCCATCGCAGACTAGTTGTCCTCGTTCCACGGTCTTCTACCCACGGAATCCCATTATTACTGTTACGGAGCATACACCCACACCTTCTCCGGATTATATGAAGCGACAG GGCTCTATTGATTCCCAGCTGGATGTCTTAAGTAATGGTGGTAGCATTGGTATGGGAGATAATGGAGCCGGAAACGGAAGCACCGGCATgggcagcaccaccaccaggtATCGAGGCCAAATGCTGCGCTCACACACTGACTCCCATATTGATTACACTGGAGTGGATGAGTCCGAGGCACCTGGATCATCGTTTTACATAACTCGGGATGGTGGCATTGATTACGAGATTATTCTGCTGGCAATCAGCAATGTTTTCAAGCGCGATCCATCACAAGTGTGCTCCCTACGTGTCCTGGAGGCGGGTCTTAACATTTGTGAGTTGTTGATTGAGATGGGGGTTCTGAAGCTGGGTGAGCATGCCCACGAAATATCCATGAGCATTACGCGGCGGGCTCTGCAGGTTCTTGGGTGCCCTCATGGATGCAATGATG GTGTTCGTGGTCCTCCTGCGGACTTTCTTCGAAATCAATGCCAAAAGATTTTGTCAAGGATGCTGCGTCAGGCTGGTCCACGGACCAAACGCTACATGCAGGAGATGGTTAGAACCTCGCCCTTGCCGGAGCTGATCGACTACTTTCATGCCTTTTTGGCCTTCTGTGTGGACCCGAGCTCTTTACTTTCACCCATGA CTCATAAACGTCAGAGTGGATATAAAAATGCTAACACCGATCTTGGCGGCGTACCAGGTCAGGGCGGCTATACGACAAACTTTAGCGGCGGGATGAGCGGCGGCGCGGAGTCCCAGGTGGTTGGGGCAGTCTTTAAACCGCTGGTCAGCCGGTTCGTCGAGGCCAGCAAGGATCTAAAAAGTCCGGAGAACATTGCCCTCTATGGCGACATCCGTCAACTGGTCACCTATGTGAAAGGAGCCCACGGTGGACCCTTCCGTTTAGTGGCACTCAGCGGTATTCTGGCCGTCACTCCCAGGCCACACAAAAAAGGTCCTTCAGCACAAACCACAAGGGTTATAAG ACACATTCCCCAAGCTAACGTAGGCCAGAGTATGCAGAACGATGACAACCGCTCTCAGCGCCGACTTTTATTAAAGAAACGAAGTACTTCCTCCGCCTGTGCCGTG AGCCTTCTGGAGACAGAGACGTGCGAGGAGCACTACAAGACCAGCCAGTCGCCGTTAAGTAACTTCCGTAGACGTACAACTGGAGTCCGGCCAACGTTGACTCCGCGACACAGCGAACGGGCCCTGCTTTCCGACTCGACGTCGAGCTCGGAGCGCAATTCGCTGGGACGGCTCAGCGGCTTGGTGCGCTGGTTCCGGGGCACGCCCAAGGAGGCCTCGTCCATCGACCTGGAGATCGGGTCGCTCAACCCGGAGATATCCTCCTCGTTTATGCGGCACGCCTCGCTGAAGATACAGCGGGGCCGCTCGAGCGACGGCATTGGGCGGTCCATTCAGCGCGCCAAGCGACGTGTCGAGAGGCGGCTGAACCGTTTCGGCGGCATTGTGAAGGGCAAGAAGAAGGTAGGCGGCATCGAGGAGACCGCGGACTTCAGTCGACGGAGCTCCTCGGACATGTGCGATGGTCCCCGGGAGTCGGAAGTGGTTATCCTCAAGGAGCGCAAACTCGTCCCCACCGATCCAGTGCGCGTGGGCATGCTGCGATTATCCTTTCTGCTGGAGACCTGTGCGCCAGGCTCCTTTCCCGACTCCCAGCTTGTGGCAGCCGTTCTCGATCTG CCTCAAGCGCCTCTTGTGGCACGTGCCACTTTCCTCTTAGAGTGCGCCCACTTTGTCCATCTTTGCAACAAAGGTCAGTGGCCCGCCTGGATGAAACAGAACGTGGGCAGTTACCGGGCATCTGGAGCTAACATCAATATCAGCCAGATGAAGCAACAGGTGAGCCAGTCAAGTGCCAGACGTACTCACATCCTGCAAAGGGCCGCCGGCAAGATGTTCCACCAGTGGGCGGAAATGATAGGAGCTCGTCTTGAGGAGATTCTGTACACCGAGAGACTGCAGTACGAGGCGGTGAATGCCAGTCTTACGGATCCCGAAAAGCAGCGGGAGTTACTGCAGCAGGACGAGGAAGAGGACTTCCTGGACGAAGCTTCGGTGAATCCACATGGCAACGACTGTCCACATTCTCTGAAACTTATCGCCTGTGTACTGCTCTTTGAGATTACGGCCTTCTTGAGGGATACTTATCTGATGCTGCCAAAAACATCCAAACTGATTCATCGCGACAAACCGGCTCCTTGGGAGAAGGTCTACCGCGAAGCTAATCGCCGCTGGTCCATGGCCCTCAGTTCAATGGGGCACTCCCAAACCTCGGCTCAGAGCCTCCAGTCCATAGCCGCAGGAAACGATGGCGCCGGTCAGTCAGAGCGTAAAATATCCTTTGTACTTCATGAACCAGACAACGAATCAGAGAACAGCAGTAATACAACATTGACAAAGGAAGGAGAAGAAG CTCGTCGACCCACTGCATCCGCAGTTCGACCTTTTCTTTTGAGGCGTGGCACTGCCACTACAACTGGAGGTTCCTTTAAAAGACGCTCTCTGAAACTGCGTCGTAATACTAAGGACGGCAAGGATATAGAAACAGACT TCAACATCCAATCGCGTCGCAAGGTCTCTTCACTATCCGATCGCAGTGATACATCAGAGCAGGGCATGATTAGTGGCGGGGAGGAGTCACCTGGAATACTCAGCGACGACCAGCAGCCAGAGTCACCCACAGACTCCAATGAAAACGATGACACGGCCAAGAATATGCCCTGGCTGAAGGCCGTTATAGATTTGATGTCCAGTTACAATTACTACTGCACCCATAAAGGATATTGTCATCCGTTTTGCTATAAACGTCACATGCGATCCTGTACTCGTCTGGTTAAGGCTACTAGAAAG GTTTATGGTGAGGAATTTGGTTTCTCCTTCGATTCAGACCATCCAACAGTGGAACCAACAGTTATTAGCTCTAGCAAGCCACACACCTCTCGATCCCGCTCCACTCGAAAGGTATCCGAGCAAAGCTCCACCCAGACCTCTCCGTCCAAGCGTAAGGACAGTTTGTCTCGCAAGGATCG CATAAGTGATGATCCTGATCTGGAAATGGCTGAAAAGTTGGCCAAGGCCTTTCGCCAGGAGAAAGAGAAGAAGTTACAGGAAGAGCCACCTATCCTCAAGTTTATCAGGATCCATATCAGGAACCTCTTTCACTTTCCGCTGGCCACCATGCTTAAGGGCGCTGTTGTGCTCACCGAGGAAATGGTAATCGAGGCAATGCCTGCCGCCTGGGAGCTCCTGCTGGAGACGAACCACGACACAGCCACCTCCAGTGCCGCTGTGTTTCTGATGGGCTCGGTGAAGGCGCAGAACTTTGCCTTCGACATCATGCAGAGGGCACTAAAGCACAAGGATCCGGACATAAGGATTGGAGCCATTCAACGCTACCTGGTGCTGTGGAAGTGCCGCTTCCATGTCTGGCCTCGAATGGAGGAAAATGCCCACGACGTCACTTTCAAGGTGCCACCAGGTGGCATTGAATTTACACTGCCTTCCCCAAAGATTGGCATCGAAAGTCTGCCGGTGGTGGATCCACCCTGGATGCCCGTGCAGCAGACAAAGGATATGGATGTTACTTTAAACCAAGACAGACAT AGATCCCTGGTCACCGCCACTAAAAGCCGGAAGATGCAGCAGACGGAGGCCATTAGGAACGCCCTTCGTCAGCAGCGGGACAAGCAGCGGGCGGAGAGGCACAGCTTCCTCATCACCATGATTCCGATCAGTCAGCAGGCTTCCCACGAGCCTGGCATGGAGAAGCTGGAGGATCACGAGATCGAGGAGGACCTCGACGGCACACGCATGTCCTCGCACCTGCACCACGCCCACTCGCTCTTCCCCTCCGTCCTCTGCTCGTCCGTGATGCAGATTGTCGGCTGTCTGGATGATGCTGCCATCGGGTCGGATGGCAATGCCGTCTACGAGATCGCCTACCAGGTGATCTGGGTGTGCCTTGTGGAGGAGTCGGCCCTCTTCCTTCGCTATGTATTTGAGCGGCTAACCCGCGACCGCCAGGATCAGATGTTCAAGCTGCTAAGGCATTTAATTCGATTTGTGCCTCGGCTGCCCCAGCAGGCGGCCTTTGCCTTATACAACTCAATTATTGGTTACATAATGTTTTATGTGAGATCCTCCAACGAGCTGAAACAGGAG CTTGTTGGCTCAGCTTTGTCGGTCCTTTGGATGGTTGTGCACTCGGTGCATGGAATTATGTTCAAGGATCTGAAGCAGATTCTGCGCAAAGAACAATGTGATGCCTCCATCCTCCTCACCGCCAATGTGCCAGCAGCCAAAAAAATTGTGGTCCACGGACCCGCCGATGATGACTACAACATACCCTCCCAGTTTCCCGTGCAAGAGGATACGCTTTTTTGTCAGCTTTTAAAGGAGGCACTGGATTACTATCCCATAGATGAGAAAAATACAAGTCACTATTGTCTAGTGGACTACAAGAGCA GCAAAATCCTGAATCCAAACTGGTACATACGGGATCTGTACTTCTTTAAGCGATCCCAGTATCCGGAAGTGCGTCTAATGTTAATGCGTCCCGAAGAATCATTCCTGGCCTTGCAGAAACAGGAGCTAACTAAGAAGTTTGTTGAGATCGGCAAAGTACATTTAACCTGGGCGATTCTCAAGAACGTGGACATGGTGGTGCAGCGAGTAGTGTTCTTACACGAAGAGCTTATGAAACTGCCTTCGTTTCCTCGGAAGGCATTAGAGGTGGACCTGGACCTGCACCATGGCGGTGAATATGGAAAGGTTCTGCTCGGCTTGGATGTCCAGCACAAATTTATGTGGGTGCGCCTCATTGCCCGAATGTTCGAGGCTATGGCTGGAAACTTTGCTTACTCGGCGGATATTCAGCTCTTCTTAAACGTCCTTTCCGGAGCATCCATTCTTCATGCCGAGGATTCGTGCATCATGCGCTACGTCATGGCCACGTTTATTAACGCTGCCTTTAACTTCAAGAACATATTCTCCACGAAGGGATACTTCATGATCATGCCCACATTGCTGCAGGTTTATTCTTTGCATCAAACAAACAAGCTAATCACCACAACAATCGAGTATGCAGTTAAGCAGTTCTATCTGCTAAACCGGAAACCTTTTATCTTGCAAATGTTTGGATCCGTTTCCGCCATCCTTGACACAGATGAGGACGGAACCTATGGGGAGGCGCACAAGGTCCAGTCCAGTTGCCTCTTTAATTTGCTGCTAAGTCTGGAAGATCCCTCGCCTGATCCTCTTAATATTGCCGAGCTGGTGAAGGAGCCTAAGCCACTCAAGGCCATTGATTTCTGCTACCACGACGAGGATGACGACGTGACGGTACTGGACTGCATCACCCTTTGTGTTATGGTGGTTTCCTACTCAGCGGAAAGCACTCGGGGCTATCAAATGCTA ATCATTTTGGAGGCCATTCTGCCATGCTATCTGCAACAAATCCAATCGCCCAGCTATATTCCTCTCCAGGGAAAGTCTGAACGGGACATTATCCTCCAATTGGCAGTGGCCATTCGCACCATGGTCCACAACTGCGAGGGTTTGGCCAAGAGCTACAATGGACCGTATCGAAATAGTCCGGAACACAAGGGCTCTTCTCAGCGTAATTGTAGTCGGGGTCCGCCCTGTTCACCTGGCCTTGACTTCGAAGAGGAATCTCACCCAAAATACGTAACCGATGCTCGCACCAAGAATATGATGGACTGTGCCGAGGACTCGGAGATGATACGCACGGAGTACCGGCGGCCACGAGATGTTCTCTTGTCCGTGGTGGCGGATTTCCTTACTAAATCCACAGCCCGTCTGGCAGAGCTGGCCAAGAAGATGCCCAGCGACACCAAGCCCACCGAAGTGCTGGATGCCAAGTGCCACATTCGATTGGCGGACATAGCCCACTCCTTACTGAAGGTTTCTCCCTACGACCCGGAGTCCATGGCCTGTCGAGGTTTGCAACGCTATATGCAGGCGGTCTTACCAAGGGCGGAATGGTCTAATGATACGTTGCGAAACGCTCTGGTCACCATATTGCGGCGAATCGACAAAGTCTTCCTGAAGATTTCAAAGAAACCTTCCATACGACGAAACACCGACTGGGAGGCGGCTGCCGGTTTGCTCAAAGGCATCCATGAGACTATAATCCGGCATTCGTACGTACTGCACTGGcagcaaatgaaaacactgATTAGCACCGTGCAGAATTTGATTGTTAACGAACCCGGATCCGGCATTCCCGAGGGCGTCTCCAGCGCAGGGGCGGCGCTCATGTCTCAGAATCCGCCGGCCTTTTTTTGCTCAGCCGTGGTACGTCTGGTGGCCCTGCAGGTGGTCAGCCCCGTAGACTGCTTCTCCCTGGTCCAGATTTGTGGGGGCAGCGCCGAGTTCGCCACGCAGGAAAAGGCCGAGGGTTTTCTAATGCATCTGATCATGCCGCTGTGTCTGAAGGTTTGCTCGGGACGCGGAGTCTCCGACGTAGGTGAACTTAAGATGACGGACGTGTCCTTTTTGCTGACTGCCGTCCTAAACGCCATGAGTCCACCGGCGGGTCGCACCGGCCAGGCTGTATCCCAGATAAACAGGGTAACTGGGGACTTGCGTGCCGGCTCTCTCACATTTACCGGCAGTCGAGACGCCAAGCGCCCTGCCAGGATTTCCGGTTCCCTTTACCAAGCGGCCTTCCTAGCCCTCCGAATCGTTTGCATTTGCTTTGAGAGTCGCCTGTCCAACGAATGGCCGCGTATCGTAAGGGTTATGAGGGATTTGGGCCGGCGCAACGAGGCTGCTCCGGATCTCTGGAGCTTCATGGAGTTTGTGGTCACCCATCGAACGCCATTATATATTGTCCTGCTTCCCTTTATTTTGCACAAG ATCTCACAGCCGCCCATTGGGGACCATGAGCGTCACATGCAGTTTATTATCAGGGAGAGGTTGCGTGGTACACCGCCGCAGGGGGGGATCAAATCCAAGGGAGCTCTGCTGCTGGAACTGGCCCGGGAGCTGCGCGATCTGCGCGACGAATTGGAGGAGAAACGATACG ATCGCGAGAGCTCCGAGCAGAAGAAGAGCGACACCCAGGCGGCAACCA GAACCACCACCGGCCAGGCGACGCACTCGCACATCTCGGCGGTGCCGATTGACTCGCGAAGCGGATCCGGCGGGATTTGCACGCCCAGCGACACGCTGTCGCAGCAGACACTGCACCCGCCGCGAGAGTCGCTGTCGAGCAGCTCCACGGGCCGCGATCCGCACACCACGACCAGCGAAAGCCAGAGCGGCGAGGCGGACGCAGGCTCGGCGCCAACGCTGGTAGGACCCACTCCGAGTGGTTCTGGCCACGGATCCGCCTCCGGCACTGGCGCCGCCTCTGCCGTGCCCTCGCATCTCTCGCATTCGCAGTCGCTTCAGCAGGCTCCCTTCAAGGCCCAGCCCCCCAAGCTGCGCTTCGTCTCGTCCGTGGAGTTTCGGCACTCTTCTGGCGAGACCTCTACTACGCCCTTGTCACCGGAGAGTCCAGCCGAGGATAGTTCCGGAGACCACACCCGGTCGCGCCTCCAACGCTCAAAGGCAGCTAGCCGAAAGACCTTCCGGCTGAAGCGCAGTCGCCTAACCAACATGGATCCACCCAGCATT GTAACCCCGCTCTCCCAGgaggagcaacaacaacaacagcagcaacagccccAGCCGAAGACCCTTGGCGAGATATCCTGGGACTCAGTCTCGCAGACATCCTCGACATCGGGCTATCGGGACAACAACAGCCTGCAGACAGGTCTGCTATCTCCGGACGGATCCTTGGGCGGCCTGACCCTGGGCCGCTCCCCGTCGCAGCACTCGCTTCTCATGGTATTTGAGGGCCAGGACGAAGACACACTTATATAA